The proteins below are encoded in one region of Aquisphaera giovannonii:
- a CDS encoding malonic semialdehyde reductase: MADVDRGVRVDGAALDVLFRDARTLGAWLPRPVPEALLRDIYDLARLGPTSANASPARFVFATTPEAKERLIPALMPGNVDKTRSAPVTAIVAQDMAFYEHLPRLFPFVDARSWFVGNEAMIARTAAQSSTLQGAYLMLAARALGLDCGPMAGFDAEKVNAEFFPDGKWKVNFLCNLGYGDRTNLPPRAPRLSFDEACRIL, encoded by the coding sequence ATGGCGGACGTGGATCGGGGCGTGCGGGTCGACGGGGCGGCGCTGGACGTCCTCTTCCGGGACGCCCGGACGCTGGGCGCGTGGCTGCCGAGGCCGGTGCCGGAGGCCCTGCTGCGCGACATCTACGACCTGGCCCGGCTCGGGCCGACGAGCGCCAACGCGTCGCCCGCCCGGTTCGTCTTCGCGACGACCCCGGAGGCCAAGGAGCGGCTGATCCCGGCCCTGATGCCGGGCAACGTGGACAAGACGCGGTCGGCGCCGGTGACGGCGATCGTCGCCCAGGACATGGCGTTCTACGAGCACCTCCCGCGGCTCTTCCCGTTCGTGGACGCCCGGAGCTGGTTCGTGGGCAACGAGGCGATGATCGCCCGGACCGCCGCCCAGAGCAGCACCCTCCAGGGCGCCTACCTGATGCTCGCCGCCAGGGCCCTGGGCCTGGACTGCGGCCCGATGGCGGGCTTCGACGCGGAGAAGGTCAACGCGGAGTTCTTCCCCGACGGCAAGTGGAAGGTCAACTTCCTCTGCAACCTCGGCTACGGCGACCGCACCAATCTCCCGCCGCGGGCCCCCCGCCTCTCCTTCGACGAGGCGTGTCGAATCCTCTGA